From a region of the Methanolobus tindarius DSM 2278 genome:
- a CDS encoding (5-formylfuran-3-yl)methyl phosphate synthase, translated as MKLLISPINPEEAIAAYEGGADIVDVKNPKEGSLGANFPWIISSVKESINAGKPISATIGDFNFKPGTASLAALGAAVAGADYIKVGLYDVQTEEQALEMLTNITKAVKNYDSTKKVVASGYSDYERINSINPQLLPAIGAKAGVDVVMVDTGIKDGRSTFEFMDEEELTKFTTAIRKEGLLSALAGTLKFEDLPVLKRIQPDIIGVRGMVCGGDRTSCIKAELVEKLRNEM; from the coding sequence ATGAAATTACTTATCAGTCCGATCAACCCAGAAGAGGCAATTGCAGCATACGAAGGTGGTGCTGACATTGTTGATGTGAAGAATCCTAAAGAAGGTTCACTTGGTGCAAACTTCCCGTGGATTATTAGCTCTGTAAAGGAGTCTATTAATGCTGGAAAGCCAATAAGCGCGACTATAGGTGATTTTAACTTCAAGCCGGGAACTGCTTCCCTTGCGGCACTTGGGGCAGCAGTTGCAGGTGCAGATTATATTAAGGTCGGTCTTTATGATGTCCAGACCGAAGAGCAGGCTCTTGAAATGCTTACTAACATCACAAAGGCTGTAAAGAACTACGATTCTACAAAGAAGGTTGTTGCATCAGGTTATTCTGACTACGAGCGTATCAATTCCATCAACCCACAGCTCCTTCCAGCTATCGGCGCAAAGGCAGGCGTTGATGTTGTGATGGTCGATACAGGTATCAAGGACGGACGCTCAACCTTTGAGTTCATGGATGAGGAAGAGCTTACAAAGTTCACAACTGCTATCCGCAAGGAAGGACTTCTTTCCGCACTTGCCGGAACCCTCAAGTTCGAGGATCTTCCAGTTCTTAAGCGCATCCAGCCTGACATCATTGGTGTTCGCGGCATGGTATGCGGCGGCGACAGGACTTCCTGTATCAAGGCAGAACTTGTCGAGAAGCTAAGGAATGAGATGTAA
- a CDS encoding CDC48 family AAA ATPase: MTDEITVKVGQAYPRDAGRGIARLDKTLMQKIGAISGDIIEIKSKEKCYAIVWPGYLEDAGKDVVRIDGNLRNNAKVGIDDTVTLKKVQVVEAEAITLAPTRETHLVGGARFILRILEGRPVAKGQNIRVETVNNPISFVVLSTKPSGPVVVTRNTQINLREKAAIAESAAGQVTYEDIGGLQRELGLVREMIELPLKHPELFNKLGVDPPKGVLLFGPPGTGKTMIARAVASETDANFISVSGPEIVSKYYGESEQKLREIFEEAQRNAPTIIFVDEIDSIAPKRDEVVGEMERRIVAQLLSLMDGLASRGKVIVIAATNRPNSIDEALRRGGRFDREIEVGIPDSDGRLQILYVHTRGMPLEKDLELKEIAAVTHGFVGADLSSLCKEAAMHALRRLLPELKIDDVEDEIPPEFMEKLEVTRKDFDEALKNIEPSAMREVFVEVPHVKWDDIGGLDGAKQELAEAVEWPLKYPALFETVNTKPPRGIMLFGPPGTGKTMLAKAVATESEANFISIKGPELLSRYVGESERAVRETFRKARQAAPTIIFFDEIDSMASERGSSVDAHATERVVSQILTEIDGVEELKDVVIVAATNRPDIVDPALLRPGRFDRLIYVRPPDKQSREKIFNIHLADKPLAKDVDVEELAEITEGYVGADLESICREASMLALREVITPGLSQEEALKKAEGIKITYDHFLKSKSRVKPTTSRSAMNFYEQAAESFAMYAANEEEKDIDERAYQ; this comes from the coding sequence TTGACAGATGAAATAACTGTAAAAGTAGGTCAGGCTTATCCAAGGGATGCAGGCAGGGGAATTGCCAGGCTCGATAAGACTCTCATGCAAAAGATCGGTGCCATAAGCGGCGATATAATCGAGATCAAGAGCAAGGAGAAATGCTATGCAATAGTCTGGCCGGGTTATCTTGAAGATGCAGGCAAGGACGTTGTACGCATAGACGGTAACCTGCGTAATAACGCCAAAGTAGGTATCGATGACACAGTTACACTCAAAAAAGTGCAGGTCGTGGAAGCAGAAGCTATCACCCTTGCACCGACAAGGGAAACTCACCTTGTAGGCGGAGCACGTTTCATATTAAGGATACTGGAAGGTCGTCCAGTTGCAAAAGGACAGAACATCCGTGTCGAGACAGTGAACAACCCCATCTCTTTTGTAGTACTCTCCACCAAGCCATCAGGTCCGGTGGTAGTGACCCGCAACACCCAGATAAACCTGCGTGAGAAAGCTGCCATAGCAGAATCAGCCGCAGGTCAGGTCACCTATGAGGACATCGGAGGTCTGCAACGTGAACTCGGACTTGTGCGTGAGATGATAGAACTCCCACTGAAGCACCCGGAACTATTCAACAAACTCGGTGTTGATCCTCCGAAAGGAGTATTGCTCTTCGGTCCTCCCGGGACTGGAAAGACCATGATAGCAAGGGCAGTTGCCAGCGAAACCGATGCAAATTTCATATCCGTAAGCGGACCTGAGATAGTCTCCAAATACTACGGTGAGAGCGAGCAGAAGCTCCGAGAGATATTCGAGGAAGCCCAGCGCAATGCTCCAACCATCATCTTCGTAGATGAGATAGATTCCATAGCTCCAAAACGAGATGAGGTAGTTGGGGAAATGGAACGCAGGATCGTTGCTCAGCTACTCTCCCTCATGGACGGACTTGCATCAAGAGGCAAAGTAATAGTCATAGCCGCCACCAACCGTCCTAATTCCATTGATGAAGCCCTGCGCCGTGGAGGAAGATTTGACCGTGAAATAGAGGTAGGAATTCCTGATTCTGACGGAAGGCTGCAAATACTCTATGTTCACACAAGAGGTATGCCTCTAGAAAAAGACCTTGAGCTAAAGGAAATAGCAGCAGTAACTCACGGTTTTGTAGGTGCTGACCTCTCATCCCTGTGTAAAGAGGCTGCAATGCACGCCCTCAGGAGATTGCTTCCGGAACTTAAGATCGATGACGTTGAAGATGAGATCCCGCCGGAATTCATGGAAAAGCTGGAAGTCACCAGAAAGGACTTCGATGAAGCCCTTAAAAACATCGAACCATCGGCCATGCGTGAGGTTTTCGTGGAAGTACCTCATGTAAAATGGGATGACATCGGCGGCCTTGATGGAGCAAAACAGGAACTTGCAGAAGCAGTTGAATGGCCTCTGAAATATCCTGCTCTCTTTGAGACTGTAAACACCAAACCACCAAGAGGAATCATGCTCTTTGGTCCTCCGGGAACAGGAAAGACCATGCTCGCAAAAGCTGTTGCAACAGAAAGCGAGGCAAACTTCATCAGCATTAAAGGACCGGAACTCCTCAGTCGCTACGTTGGAGAATCCGAGCGAGCAGTGCGTGAAACCTTCAGAAAAGCAAGGCAGGCTGCACCTACTATCATATTCTTCGATGAAATAGATTCAATGGCATCAGAACGTGGTTCAAGCGTGGATGCACATGCAACCGAGCGTGTTGTAAGCCAGATTCTTACAGAGATTGATGGAGTCGAAGAACTCAAGGATGTAGTTATAGTCGCAGCCACCAACCGTCCTGATATTGTAGATCCTGCGCTTCTGCGCCCGGGAAGATTTGACCGCCTGATATACGTCCGTCCTCCTGACAAGCAGAGCCGCGAAAAGATATTCAATATTCATCTTGCCGACAAGCCTCTTGCAAAAGACGTAGACGTGGAAGAGCTTGCAGAAATAACCGAAGGTTACGTTGGTGCTGATTTGGAGTCCATCTGTCGTGAAGCTTCAATGCTGGCTCTGCGTGAAGTGATAACTCCAGGTCTCAGTCAGGAAGAGGCTCTCAAAAAAGCAGAAGGCATCAAGATTACTTACGACCACTTCCTCAAATCCAAAAGCCGTGTAAAACCAACAACATCACGCAGTGCTATGAATTTCTATGAGCAGGCTGCCGAATCATTTGCAATGTATGCAGCTAACGAGGAAGAAAAGGATATTGATGAAAGGGCGTATCAGTGA